Proteins from a genomic interval of Niabella soli DSM 19437:
- a CDS encoding type I polyketide synthase — MSKEVLYRKPVTTTQKNIAAVWFDILQIKDIGLDDVFFDLGGSSFSAQKVVVQLKDQFNYDIPVAKLYQFPTIAGLESFLNGNTKTKTTFSLKSKRSGGSPDIAIIGMECNLPGATTVEAFWDLLKNGREAITFFREDEVDPFVPDRIKNDSNYVKARGILKEVEYFDADFFGMNPRLVELMDPQHRLFLETSRNLLEKTGYLADKKDCIIGVYSGCNINTYFNNNVVWHRDKMELQGAIPVESVNDKDYIPARVAYHLNLRGPAVNVNSACATSAVAIAQAVAGLRAGQCEVAIAGAAAVTAPVNSGHLYEEGSMLNIDGHTRPFDSAGTGTVFSDGIGAILLKPLDDAERDGDIIYAVIKGVGVSNDGGNKASFSAPSIEGQAQAIALAIQDAQVVPSQISYIEAHGTATPVGDPIEIEGLKLAFGEQEKKQYCAIGSVKSNIGHANHTAGVAGVIKVALSMQHKQLPPSINFVEANPKIDFENSPFVVNDKLKDWVVDGKRIAGISSFGVGGSNAHIIVEEYNSPAEKKHSEPDQVVTPQIIAWSAKTEKSLRDYSEKLREYIDANPGAALADIAYTLQHTRQELGIRNALVAKNLDDLRDQLTDATKLSSSVNVVKEKGANIVFMFPGQGSQYINMGKELYRTEHVYRAAIDECAGILLNEMKEDIRRIIFPEQEDERATEHLKNTYYTQPAIFITSYALARLYMSWGILPNALMGHSVGEFVAAHLAGVFSLADALKIVSTRARLISGLPGGSMLSVRTSVDAIQSFLPKNISVAAINAPQLCVLSGENNVIEAFSQVLNKKDILNKLLRTSHAFHSEMMEPIVQPLEQVVEAAALNVPRIPILSTVTASWLKDEEALSPAYWADHSRATVRFSGAVKAIEEELQPIFLEVGAGITTTVLTKQHGGEISKRTFASLDTSNKAEGEPAAIKGALAKLWLKGVTINWEPIHNGYKPTLLHSVPTYSFDRKRIWIDPLSDAVSDNNRQVNNVGTALQSDPVRPVQKSVAAAPGRKEVIIKKVAELIELISGIDLASANPHSNFTELGLDSLLLTQVGSALKREFKLPISFRQLNEDYDTLDKVAVYFDSKLPPDAYAENALSSEKKITEVPQQYPTQRVVAAGNLKEDGAVALAAIMQQLNMLTQQVAKLEEGARSKETPVLSDVNANRKSDKNEGAIVMDSTKPPMAGARLGRDRQGNPAWFIEDAGNPGNYIQL, encoded by the coding sequence ATGAGTAAAGAAGTATTATACAGAAAGCCCGTTACAACTACTCAAAAAAATATTGCTGCCGTTTGGTTTGATATTTTGCAAATAAAGGATATTGGATTAGATGATGTTTTTTTTGATTTAGGGGGAAGTTCCTTTTCTGCCCAAAAAGTAGTTGTTCAATTAAAAGACCAGTTTAATTATGATATTCCCGTTGCTAAATTGTATCAATTTCCTACGATCGCAGGACTTGAATCTTTTTTAAACGGGAATACAAAAACCAAGACAACCTTTTCATTAAAAAGTAAGCGCTCCGGAGGCAGCCCTGATATTGCCATTATTGGAATGGAATGCAATCTTCCCGGGGCAACGACCGTTGAAGCGTTTTGGGATTTGCTGAAAAACGGGAGAGAGGCGATTACTTTTTTCAGAGAGGATGAAGTGGATCCTTTTGTTCCTGACCGTATCAAAAATGATTCAAATTATGTAAAGGCCAGGGGCATTTTAAAAGAGGTGGAATATTTTGATGCTGATTTTTTTGGAATGAACCCCAGGTTGGTGGAACTAATGGATCCCCAACACCGGCTTTTTCTGGAAACATCGAGAAATTTATTAGAAAAGACGGGCTATTTAGCTGATAAAAAAGATTGTATTATCGGGGTGTATTCCGGTTGTAATATTAATACCTATTTTAACAATAATGTTGTTTGGCATAGAGATAAAATGGAGTTGCAGGGCGCAATACCGGTAGAATCCGTAAACGATAAGGATTATATTCCGGCCAGGGTGGCTTATCATTTAAATTTGCGGGGCCCTGCTGTGAATGTTAATTCTGCCTGTGCTACCTCCGCCGTGGCTATTGCGCAGGCCGTGGCAGGTTTGCGTGCAGGCCAATGTGAGGTGGCCATTGCCGGCGCGGCGGCTGTTACGGCCCCGGTTAACAGCGGACATTTGTATGAAGAGGGCTCTATGCTGAATATCGATGGACATACAAGGCCCTTTGATAGCGCCGGAACGGGTACCGTGTTTAGCGATGGCATTGGCGCCATATTATTAAAACCATTAGACGATGCCGAAAGGGATGGCGATATTATTTATGCGGTAATTAAAGGCGTTGGCGTCAGCAATGACGGGGGCAATAAAGCCAGCTTTTCTGCTCCAAGTATTGAAGGGCAGGCCCAGGCCATTGCCCTGGCCATACAGGATGCGCAAGTAGTACCTTCTCAGATTTCCTACATCGAAGCGCACGGAACGGCAACACCGGTGGGCGACCCCATTGAAATAGAAGGATTAAAACTTGCATTTGGTGAGCAGGAAAAGAAACAATATTGCGCCATCGGGTCTGTTAAAAGCAATATAGGGCATGCGAATCATACGGCCGGCGTGGCGGGTGTCATAAAAGTGGCACTCTCCATGCAGCATAAACAATTGCCGCCCTCAATTAATTTCGTTGAGGCAAACCCCAAAATTGATTTTGAAAACAGCCCGTTTGTTGTAAATGATAAATTGAAAGATTGGGTCGTTGATGGAAAGAGAATCGCAGGGATAAGCTCTTTTGGTGTAGGAGGCTCTAATGCGCATATCATTGTAGAAGAATATAATTCCCCTGCAGAAAAAAAACATTCGGAGCCGGATCAGGTGGTAACACCGCAGATCATTGCATGGAGCGCAAAAACAGAAAAAAGTTTAAGGGATTATTCGGAGAAACTAAGGGAATATATAGATGCTAACCCAGGTGCGGCTCTTGCTGACATTGCCTACACCCTTCAGCATACCCGGCAGGAGCTGGGGATAAGAAATGCGTTAGTGGCTAAAAACCTGGATGACCTGCGTGATCAACTAACCGATGCGACTAAGCTTTCCTCGTCGGTCAATGTTGTCAAAGAAAAAGGTGCAAATATAGTTTTCATGTTCCCGGGCCAGGGCAGTCAATACATAAATATGGGGAAGGAGTTGTATCGCACCGAACATGTTTACAGAGCTGCAATTGATGAATGTGCCGGGATATTGTTAAATGAAATGAAGGAAGATATTCGCAGGATTATTTTCCCGGAACAGGAGGATGAGCGGGCAACTGAGCATTTAAAGAATACGTATTATACACAACCGGCCATTTTTATAACCTCTTATGCTTTGGCCAGATTATATATGAGCTGGGGCATATTACCCAATGCCCTGATGGGGCATAGTGTAGGGGAGTTTGTTGCGGCACATTTGGCCGGCGTTTTTTCTTTGGCGGATGCTTTAAAAATTGTTTCAACACGCGCAAGGCTGATCAGCGGATTGCCCGGCGGCTCCATGTTATCGGTCAGGACATCGGTGGATGCTATTCAATCCTTTTTGCCCAAAAATATCTCCGTTGCGGCCATCAATGCTCCGCAGCTATGTGTATTGTCCGGAGAAAATAATGTTATTGAAGCGTTTTCCCAGGTATTGAATAAAAAGGATATTCTGAATAAACTTCTGCGGACCAGCCATGCCTTTCATTCTGAAATGATGGAACCTATAGTGCAACCGTTGGAACAGGTTGTTGAAGCTGCAGCATTAAATGTTCCCCGCATCCCCATATTATCAACGGTTACCGCCAGTTGGTTGAAAGATGAAGAGGCGCTCAGCCCGGCCTATTGGGCGGATCATTCAAGGGCGACGGTTCGTTTTTCCGGGGCAGTAAAAGCCATCGAGGAGGAATTGCAGCCGATATTCCTGGAAGTAGGGGCTGGAATTACCACCACCGTTTTAACCAAGCAACACGGCGGTGAAATAAGTAAAAGAACATTTGCATCGTTAGACACTTCAAATAAAGCGGAGGGTGAACCGGCTGCTATAAAAGGAGCATTGGCGAAATTGTGGTTGAAAGGAGTGACCATTAATTGGGAACCAATACACAACGGGTACAAGCCGACGCTATTGCACAGTGTACCAACCTATTCATTTGACCGGAAAAGGATATGGATCGACCCTTTGAGTGATGCGGTATCGGACAATAACAGACAGGTTAATAATGTAGGAACGGCCCTGCAATCTGATCCGGTGCGGCCGGTGCAAAAATCAGTTGCGGCGGCACCCGGGCGCAAGGAGGTTATCATTAAAAAGGTAGCTGAACTGATCGAATTAATTTCAGGTATTGATTTAGCCAGTGCCAATCCTCACAGTAATTTTACTGAATTGGGTTTAGATTCTTTATTGTTGACGCAAGTGGGCTCGGCATTAAAAAGGGAGTTTAAACTTCCGATTTCATTCAGGCAATTGAATGAAGATTATGATACCCTGGATAAGGTAGCCGTTTATTTTGATAGTAAACTGCCCCCTGATGCTTATGCGGAAAACGCCCTTTCTTCAGAGAAAAAGATAACGGAAGTCCCGCAGCAGTACCCTACACAACGAGTAGTTGCAGCAGGAAATTTAAAGGAGGACGGCGCTGTGGCACTAGCTGCAATTATGCAACAGCTAAATATGCTTACGCAGCAGGTGGCCAAATTAGAAGAAGGCGCCCGTTCGAAGGAAACGCCGGTGCTTTCGGATGTGAATGCTAACCGGAAAAGCGACAAGAATGAAGGCGCTATTGTTATGGATAGTACGAAACCTCCAATGGCAGGGGCCCGTTTAGGCAGAGACCGGCAAGGGAACCCGGCGTGGTTTATTGAAGATGCCGGTAATCCCGGCAATTATATTCAATTGTAA
- a CDS encoding sugar transferase, translated as MQSNLSLGQDLRYFKSDIVDANELAYIGKSYLDEVAIPLHKDYHFEVDEFESFRHFQAFLKKCSILECPGIIVLEEQENMDIDSVLTELRDNPLTSGAIIILLACKNRDAEYYQPRKINDIYIAPFKVNMIADRLSFLLRLKIIKSNNEALKPADIPTYKMALGKRLLDIAVSSLALLLLSPLLLIIALLVKLSGKGPIIYKSKRAGTGYKIFDFYKFRSMSADADKKLQQLSTTHNQYATADTNEPKAFVKILNDPRITKIGAFLRKTSLDELPQLFNVLKGDMSLVGNRPLPLYEAELLTSDQFAMRFLGPAGITGLWQISKRGQAEMSSEERISLDNHYAQYASFWMDLKIVLKTIPAMLQKEKV; from the coding sequence ATGCAGTCAAATCTTTCGCTCGGTCAAGATCTGAGATATTTTAAATCTGATATTGTAGACGCAAACGAACTCGCATATATCGGAAAGAGCTATCTGGATGAGGTAGCAATACCGCTTCATAAGGATTATCATTTTGAGGTGGATGAGTTTGAGTCGTTTCGTCACTTTCAGGCTTTCCTGAAAAAATGCTCCATTCTGGAATGCCCGGGCATCATAGTATTGGAAGAGCAGGAAAATATGGATATCGACAGCGTGCTTACTGAACTCCGGGATAATCCTTTGACTTCGGGTGCCATTATCATCTTGTTGGCCTGTAAAAACAGGGATGCGGAGTATTATCAACCCCGTAAAATTAATGATATTTACATTGCCCCCTTCAAAGTAAATATGATCGCGGACCGGTTATCATTTTTGCTTCGGTTAAAGATCATTAAGTCCAATAATGAAGCACTGAAACCGGCGGATATCCCTACTTACAAGATGGCATTGGGTAAGCGCCTGCTGGATATTGCCGTTTCATCGCTGGCCCTGCTGCTCCTGTCGCCACTATTACTGATAATAGCCCTGCTGGTGAAACTTTCAGGAAAGGGGCCTATTATTTATAAAAGTAAAAGAGCCGGAACCGGATATAAGATATTTGATTTTTATAAATTCAGATCGATGTCTGCCGATGCCGACAAAAAATTACAGCAACTGAGCACAACTCATAATCAGTATGCCACTGCCGACACAAACGAGCCAAAAGCATTTGTGAAGATCCTGAATGATCCCCGGATCACAAAAATCGGTGCTTTTTTAAGAAAAACCAGCCTGGACGAGCTTCCACAATTATTTAATGTCTTAAAGGGAGATATGTCTTTAGTTGGGAACAGGCCTTTACCTTTGTATGAAGCGGAGCTATTGACGTCTGATCAATTTGCCATGCGTTTCCTGGGTCCTGCCGGGATTACGGGCCTGTGGCAGATCAGTAAAAGGGGACAGGCGGAAATGTCAAGTGAAGAACGCATCAGTCTGGACAACCATTACGCGCAATATGCATCGTTTTGGATGGACCTTAAAATCGTGTTGAAAACAATACCAGCAATGCTGCAAAAAGAGAAAGTATAA
- a CDS encoding non-ribosomal peptide synthetase, which translates to MVVDKVSSEPGYNPFAGNSIEKALPATEPQTEILVSCVIGGDEANLAYNQSMSLSFTGPLNEPVLRESLQELLNRNEALRSSFNADVTRMFIYSHQSLDLFYRDISSDSKLQQDVTIDAYNRKDAVTTFDLINGPLIRFALFKKAEDQFLLTITVHHVICDGWTWGIMFEQLSSVYNSKLKNEPLSDQPLLFSDYVQKVLAFSGTDEYAQIEKYWLDEYKNNIPFFEVQPDFPRPSLRTYKSNGYNYTLSDDLAEAVKKTGAKYGCSFVNTLMSVFEILLYKYTGNNDIVIGLPTTGQTATEMHYLVGHCVNFLALRSHPDDALSFVEYLKLRKSKTLMDYEHQQFTYGALLKKLNIKRDAARIPLTPVSFNVSFGINMHVAFDAVDFEIIYNPRVSETFELTLNVTEGRNGYVFRWAYNAQLYEEATIRGLMQKYLQLLQQIVEDPERKIGDLYIDNQPAQKPDKCDNTYQELPDKTVAGLFEEMVRQYPDNSALGFGGETLTYRQLNELANREANFLLARGLKKGDIVGLVLERAPQVIISMLAVLKCGGAYLPIDPGFPEDRINFMLEDSEARFVLVNNTFSGKLNPAASLIVIENIKQELLQAATAVTNIPVSGGDLAYLLYTSGSTGKPKGVMVSHKNLLNFLLSMKDIFRTGIHTKLLSVTTISFDIAGLEIYLPLISGGQLVLADKNTAKDSKALIELLKTGRIGMMQATPATYKLMLQEEWPGNRSLTLLCGGEALSKKVAEALLQKCDRLFNMYGPTETTIWSTVKEISASDKLITIGRPIQNTSVYVLDEDHNVLPPGTEGEIFIGGDGVALGYYKRPGLTAERFIPDLFSDKKGAKLYKTGDLGKYLPNGELVCLGRSDNQAKIRGFRIELEEIEHYISKIEGIKDAVVKVEDADGLDPRLIGYVVLSDTAALNGAAVTRDEIIKWRRELGRTLPDYMIPNGWVKLKEFPLTPNKKVDRKALKYKTAEDEIQKEPLAPSEELAVLIVGITNIWEEGIGVKGIEPNDNFFELGGNSMIAIKVMAEIEKQTGAKLPIATLFESPTIKSLAEIIDTNKNFNHSRVVIPIKPTGEKHPIFLVHAGGLNIMLYKSLSQYFDENQPLYGLQGLGIDGDVSHLKSMESIAQRYLSEVLEHDPTGPYIIMGYSFGGVIAFEMAKQLLAMGKKVKMLGILDTNIFREIKYSNKAQLYAVKALRQFPKIAFYIKQLIITPRDFFKYQGIYLKKKFNKEYVDPEFVKLEIYDYDEKVVQAYYRANQNYEFKPIDIKIDLFRTEEKLPYFNVDSKYFSWRKYALKGVKRHVVPGTHATCMLPPNNEMLAKKIQAVVDNK; encoded by the coding sequence ATGGTCGTGGACAAAGTCAGTAGTGAACCAGGTTATAATCCCTTTGCAGGTAATTCAATAGAAAAAGCGCTTCCGGCAACTGAACCGCAAACGGAAATACTCGTTTCCTGCGTGATCGGTGGTGATGAGGCTAATCTTGCCTATAATCAATCCATGTCCCTATCCTTTACCGGCCCGCTCAATGAGCCTGTTTTGAGGGAATCGTTACAGGAATTATTAAACAGAAATGAAGCATTGCGTTCTTCGTTTAATGCTGATGTAACCCGGATGTTTATTTATTCCCATCAGTCCCTCGATTTGTTTTACAGAGATATAAGTTCCGACAGCAAACTTCAGCAGGATGTTACAATAGATGCGTATAACCGCAAAGATGCAGTTACTACTTTTGACTTAATTAATGGTCCGCTGATACGGTTTGCATTATTTAAAAAAGCGGAAGATCAGTTTTTACTAACCATCACCGTGCATCACGTAATTTGTGATGGGTGGACCTGGGGAATAATGTTCGAACAATTATCCTCGGTTTATAACTCAAAACTAAAAAACGAGCCCCTGTCCGACCAGCCTTTATTATTCAGTGATTATGTACAAAAAGTCCTGGCTTTTTCAGGTACAGATGAATATGCCCAAATTGAAAAATATTGGCTGGACGAGTATAAAAATAATATTCCTTTTTTTGAAGTACAGCCTGATTTTCCCCGTCCGTCATTAAGGACCTATAAGAGTAATGGATATAATTACACTTTATCAGATGATCTGGCGGAAGCAGTAAAGAAAACCGGGGCAAAATACGGATGCAGCTTTGTAAACACACTGATGTCTGTATTTGAAATATTGCTGTATAAATATACCGGCAATAATGATATTGTGATCGGGCTGCCAACAACAGGGCAAACGGCAACCGAAATGCATTATCTGGTTGGCCATTGTGTAAACTTTCTTGCTTTAAGAAGCCACCCCGATGATGCCCTTTCATTTGTTGAATACTTAAAATTAAGGAAGTCCAAGACCCTGATGGATTACGAGCATCAGCAGTTTACCTACGGGGCCTTGTTAAAGAAGCTAAATATTAAAAGAGATGCGGCGCGCATACCGTTAACCCCTGTATCGTTCAATGTTTCCTTCGGTATAAATATGCATGTTGCCTTTGACGCTGTTGACTTTGAAATAATTTATAATCCGCGGGTAAGTGAAACCTTTGAACTGACGCTGAACGTTACGGAAGGCAGGAATGGGTATGTTTTTCGCTGGGCATATAATGCGCAGTTGTATGAAGAGGCCACTATCAGGGGATTGATGCAAAAGTACCTGCAACTACTGCAACAAATAGTAGAAGACCCTGAGCGCAAGATCGGGGATCTATACATAGACAACCAGCCGGCGCAAAAGCCCGATAAATGCGATAATACTTACCAGGAATTGCCTGATAAAACGGTCGCCGGATTATTTGAAGAAATGGTGCGTCAATATCCGGATAATAGTGCATTAGGATTTGGGGGCGAAACTCTTACCTACAGGCAACTGAATGAGCTCGCTAACCGGGAAGCTAATTTTTTATTGGCAAGGGGGCTTAAAAAAGGAGATATAGTTGGCCTTGTGCTGGAGCGGGCGCCGCAGGTAATTATATCAATGCTGGCAGTGCTTAAGTGCGGAGGCGCATACCTGCCTATTGATCCCGGGTTTCCCGAAGACCGGATCAACTTTATGTTGGAAGATTCGGAGGCCCGCTTTGTTTTAGTAAATAATACTTTTTCAGGTAAATTAAATCCGGCGGCCTCCCTGATTGTTATTGAAAATATAAAGCAGGAGCTGCTACAGGCCGCCACTGCCGTTACCAATATTCCCGTTTCGGGAGGAGATCTTGCTTATCTGCTTTATACCTCGGGCTCTACAGGAAAACCCAAAGGGGTGATGGTCTCGCACAAAAACCTGCTGAACTTTCTCCTGAGCATGAAAGATATCTTCAGAACCGGTATTCATACAAAGCTGCTTTCCGTTACCACAATATCCTTTGATATAGCCGGGCTGGAAATATATTTACCATTGATTTCCGGGGGGCAATTGGTGCTGGCGGATAAGAATACTGCAAAAGATAGTAAAGCCTTAATAGAATTGTTGAAAACCGGACGGATCGGAATGATGCAGGCTACCCCTGCAACGTATAAACTAATGCTGCAGGAAGAGTGGCCCGGCAACCGGTCGCTGACGCTGTTGTGTGGCGGAGAGGCCCTGTCGAAAAAAGTAGCGGAGGCTTTGCTGCAGAAGTGTGACCGTTTGTTCAATATGTATGGCCCCACGGAAACGACCATTTGGTCTACCGTGAAAGAAATAAGCGCATCGGATAAATTGATAACGATAGGCCGGCCTATACAGAATACAAGCGTTTACGTCCTTGATGAAGATCATAATGTATTACCGCCCGGTACAGAAGGCGAGATTTTCATTGGGGGCGATGGGGTAGCTTTAGGTTATTATAAACGCCCCGGGCTTACAGCAGAGCGTTTCATCCCCGATTTATTTTCGGATAAGAAAGGTGCAAAACTTTATAAGACGGGTGATCTGGGCAAGTATTTGCCTAATGGGGAATTAGTGTGTTTGGGTAGAAGCGATAACCAGGCCAAGATAAGAGGCTTCCGGATTGAACTGGAGGAAATAGAGCATTATATCTCAAAAATAGAGGGAATAAAAGATGCAGTGGTGAAAGTAGAGGACGCAGATGGGTTAGATCCCCGGCTGATCGGATACGTGGTCCTCTCCGATACGGCTGCATTGAACGGAGCGGCCGTAACGAGAGATGAAATTATAAAATGGCGGAGGGAATTGGGCCGGACGCTCCCTGATTATATGATACCTAATGGCTGGGTAAAGCTTAAAGAATTCCCGCTGACGCCTAATAAAAAGGTAGACCGGAAGGCGTTGAAGTATAAAACGGCGGAAGACGAGATACAAAAAGAGCCCCTAGCCCCGTCAGAAGAACTGGCTGTATTAATAGTGGGTATAACAAATATATGGGAAGAAGGAATTGGCGTAAAAGGAATAGAACCCAATGACAATTTTTTTGAATTGGGCGGCAATTCAATGATTGCTATTAAGGTGATGGCGGAAATTGAAAAACAAACAGGTGCTAAACTGCCAATCGCTACTTTATTTGAAAGTCCTACAATAAAATCCCTGGCAGAAATAATTGATACCAACAAAAATTTTAACCATTCAAGAGTGGTAATTCCCATTAAACCCACCGGGGAAAAGCACCCGATATTTTTGGTGCACGCGGGGGGGCTTAATATAATGCTGTATAAGTCATTGAGCCAGTATTTTGATGAGAACCAACCTTTATATGGACTGCAGGGCCTGGGTATAGATGGCGATGTATCGCACTTGAAAAGTATGGAGAGCATAGCGCAACGGTATTTGTCGGAAGTCTTGGAGCATGACCCAACGGGGCCTTATATTATTATGGGGTATTCCTTTGGAGGGGTCATTGCGTTTGAAATGGCAAAACAGCTATTGGCTATGGGAAAAAAGGTTAAAATGCTGGGTATCCTGGACACCAATATTTTCAGAGAAATTAAATATAGTAATAAGGCGCAATTATATGCTGTAAAAGCCTTGAGGCAATTCCCCAAAATTGCATTTTACATCAAACAGTTGATAATTACGCCGCGCGATTTTTTCAAATATCAAGGGATATATCTTAAGAAAAAATTTAACAAAGAATATGTTGACCCTGAATTTGTAAAGTTAGAAATATATGACTATGATGAAAAGGTTGTGCAGGCCTACTACCGGGCAAATCAAAATTATGAGTTTAAACCGATAGATATTAAGATAGATTTGTTTAGAACCGAGGAGAAACTGCCCTATTTCAATGTAGATTCCAAATACTTCAGTTGGAGGAAATATGCGCTGAAAGGCGTTAAACGGCATGTTGTTCCGGGAACCCACGCAACCTGTATGTTACCTCCAAACAATGAAATGTTAGCTAAAAAAATTCAGGCGGTGGTAGATAATAAATAA
- a CDS encoding response regulator: MKSKHLLIVDDEPAILKLLQFILSKDYTVTLKNNGLEAVLWLEEGNKPDLIILDINMPYFNGQEFFKSLKVSGLFQEIPVIILTGHTDIDQLKADLQFPVAAIIPKPFNPSILQNAVKSFARSRSEIF; encoded by the coding sequence ATGAAGTCTAAACATTTATTAATTGTCGATGACGAGCCAGCAATCCTCAAACTGCTTCAATTTATCTTGTCAAAAGATTATACAGTAACGCTTAAAAATAACGGCCTGGAAGCGGTGTTGTGGCTGGAAGAAGGAAATAAGCCCGACCTGATCATTCTTGACATTAATATGCCCTACTTTAATGGACAGGAGTTTTTTAAATCGCTAAAGGTAAGTGGCCTGTTCCAGGAAATTCCAGTGATCATTCTTACCGGGCACACAGACATCGATCAACTCAAAGCCGATTTACAATTCCCGGTAGCCGCCATCATTCCTAAACCATTTAACCCCTCTATACTCCAAAATGCAGTCAAATCTTTCGCTCGGTCAAGATCTGAGATATTTTAA
- a CDS encoding UDP-glucose dehydrogenase family protein, which translates to MKIAVVGTGYVGLVTGTCFAETGNHVTCVDIDMNKIEALRKGVTPIYEPGLEVLLTRNIKEERISFTDDLKEAVKEAVVIFLALPTPSDQDGSADLKYVLQVAEELSGMITSYKVIVNKSTVPVGTCEKVTAALSKKLSKDLFDVVSNPEFLREGVAVEDFLKPERVVVGSSSEKASKIMGELYSPFVRQGNPIYFMDARSAEMTKYAANSFLAMKISFMNEMANLCEKAGANVDWVRIGMGSDQRIGKRFLFPGIGYGGSCFPKDVLALNLTAKEYDYDFKLLRSVLEVNKIQKKLIVDKIRNHYKNNLSGKHFALWGLAFKPETDDIRDAPSLDIIEALLGAGATLSVYDPVAMENIRKKFSDRIGYGMNQYEVLHNADGLLILTEWSEFRNPDFDKMKRLLKEYAIFDGRNVYALEKMREMNFHYESIGREIVDHRSVS; encoded by the coding sequence ATGAAAATTGCAGTTGTAGGAACCGGTTATGTAGGATTGGTTACCGGTACCTGTTTTGCTGAAACAGGAAATCATGTTACGTGCGTGGATATTGATATGAACAAAATTGAAGCTTTACGAAAAGGAGTTACACCCATTTATGAACCGGGACTGGAAGTACTGCTGACCCGGAATATTAAAGAGGAACGCATTTCGTTTACTGATGATTTAAAAGAAGCGGTTAAGGAAGCAGTTGTTATTTTCCTGGCGCTGCCTACCCCTTCAGACCAAGATGGTTCTGCTGATCTGAAATATGTATTGCAGGTAGCGGAAGAGCTTTCCGGCATGATCACTTCCTACAAGGTAATTGTAAATAAGAGCACTGTTCCTGTTGGAACATGTGAAAAAGTAACGGCAGCCCTTAGCAAAAAATTGTCAAAAGATCTTTTTGATGTGGTATCCAATCCTGAATTTTTAAGGGAAGGCGTTGCCGTTGAGGATTTCCTGAAACCTGAAAGAGTGGTTGTAGGCAGCAGTTCGGAGAAAGCGTCTAAAATAATGGGGGAACTTTATAGCCCTTTTGTACGCCAGGGAAACCCCATTTACTTTATGGATGCAAGAAGCGCGGAAATGACAAAATACGCTGCCAATTCCTTTTTGGCTATGAAAATTTCGTTTATGAATGAAATGGCAAATCTTTGTGAAAAAGCGGGGGCAAATGTAGATTGGGTAAGAATAGGCATGGGTAGCGACCAGCGCATTGGGAAACGCTTTCTTTTCCCCGGTATCGGGTATGGGGGGAGTTGTTTCCCAAAAGATGTACTTGCCTTAAATCTCACGGCAAAGGAGTATGATTATGATTTCAAATTATTGCGGTCGGTTCTGGAGGTAAATAAAATACAAAAAAAGCTAATTGTTGACAAGATCAGGAACCATTATAAAAATAATCTTTCAGGGAAGCATTTCGCGTTATGGGGGCTGGCCTTTAAACCGGAAACGGATGATATCCGGGATGCGCCATCATTGGATATTATTGAGGCATTGCTGGGAGCAGGGGCAACTTTGAGCGTATATGACCCGGTTGCCATGGAAAATATACGTAAAAAGTTCAGCGATCGGATCGGATATGGGATGAATCAGTATGAAGTGCTGCACAATGCCGACGGGCTTTTGATTTTGACGGAATGGAGTGAATTCCGGAATCCCGATTTTGATAAAATGAAGCGATTGCTGAAAGAGTATGCTATTTTTGACGGACGAAATGTTTATGCGCTCGAAAAGATGAGAGAGATGAACTTCCATTATGAAAGTATCGGCAGGGAGATTGTTGACCACCGATCGGTGTCATAA